In Prunus dulcis chromosome 1, ALMONDv2, whole genome shotgun sequence, the following are encoded in one genomic region:
- the LOC117614671 gene encoding solute carrier family 35 member F1-like: MMMFKEFWVKKTLLGLGLGQFLSLLITSTGFSSSELAKKGINAPTSQSFLNYVLLAIVYGAIMLYRRKPLKAKWYYYVLLGMVDVEANFLVVKAYQYTPITSVMLLDCWSIPSVMLLTWVFLKTKYRFRKITGVVVCVAGLVMVVFSDVHAGDRAGGSNPRLGDVLVIAGSTLYAVSNVSEEFLVKNADRVELMAMLGFFGAIVSAIQISILERNELKSIHWSAGAALPFVGFSVAMFLFYSFVPVLLKTNGSTMLNLSLLTSDMWAVLIRIFAYHEKVDWMYFVAFAGVCVGLIIYSGGDKEEDQQCADVADEGAERSKHFDEEAASVSRGTTVTGSSKTGDSSKHEIVPASSTEGEVSDNKSIGKDVQGRKS; this comes from the exons ATGATGATGTTCAAAGAGTTTTGGGTAAAGAAGACATTGTTAGGTCTCGGGTTGGGCCAATTTCTCTCGCTTTTGATCACTTCCACTGGCTTTTCATCCTCTGAGCTAGCCAAAAAAG GAATTAATGCACCTACTTCGCAGTCTTTTCTGAACTATGTGCTCTTGGCAATTGTCTATGGAGCTATAATGCTTTACCGAAGGAAACCACTTAAG GCTAAATGGTATTACTATGTGCTTCTGGGAATGGTAGATGTGGAGGCCAATTTTCTAG TGGTGAAGGCTTATCAATATACACCTATAACAAGTGTAATGCTGCTGGATTGTTGGTCTATCCCATCCGTTATGCTTCTTACGTGGgttttcttaaaaacaaaatatagaTTTAGAAAGATAACCGGGGTGGTGGTTTGTGTTGCTGGCCTTGTCATGGTTGTTTTTTCAGATGTTCATGCAGGTGACCGAGCAG GAGGGAGCAACCCCCGTTTAGGAGATGTGCTAGTAATTGCTGGTTCTACGCTCTATGCTGTTAGTAATGTCAGTGAG GAGTTTCTAGTAAAGAATGCCGACAGAGTTGAACTCATGGCCATGCTGGGCTTTTTTGGTGCCATTGTCAGTGCTATCCAAAT AAGCATACTGGAGCGCAATGAGCTCAAATCCATTCACTGGTCAGCCGGGGCA GCACTTCCTTTTGTTGGATTTTCAGTGGCCATGTTCCTGTTTTACTCATTTGTCCCAGTCTTACTAAAG ACTAATGGGTCCACAATGTTAAACCTCTCCTTGCTGACCTCAGACATGTGGGCAGTCTTAATTCGCATTTTTGCTTACCATGAGAAG GTTGATTGGATGTACTTTGTGGCCTTCGCTGGTGTTTGTGTTGGGCTTATTATTTATTCAGG GGGTGACAAAGAAGAGGATCAACAGTGTGCTGATGTTGCGGATGAAGGTGCAGAGCGAAGTAAACATTTTGACGAGGAAGCTGCTTCAGTAAGTCGAGGAACAACAGTGACCGGGAGCTCAAAAACAGGGGATAGCAGCAAGCATGAGATTGTTCCTGCTAGCAGTACAGAAGGAGAAGTCTCTGACAACAAGAGCATAGGAAAAGATGTTCAAGGGAGGAAATCATGA